The following coding sequences are from one Humulus lupulus chromosome X, drHumLupu1.1, whole genome shotgun sequence window:
- the LOC133803533 gene encoding trihelix transcription factor ASR3 isoform X1 — protein MAQSHEDSSIREPLRISGSRRTRSQGAPDWSFMDSLILVNEIAAVEADCLKALSSYQKWMIIAENCTAQDVPRNFNQCRRKWDFLLLDYNKIKKWESKSRGTSFWSMGSDRRESLGLPRDFDDELFLAIENLIMVRENQPDTDPDSDGEAKDDMVDVVKELGADTHVYKQAKGSKRQRRRLTSLENSSWKSVSEEISIKSQAERKPPKFHVEDVRSSPEVKPLDQTSTKRKPQKGNVVENESHETTEAEHKEQRFALILRENAEMVKTIVSQNAQYEVVQVENDEFDQTKSAEFVRRQGDKLIACLGDIVKSLDHLCDLVQECE, from the exons ATGGCTCAGTCTCATGAAGACAGCAGTATCCGCGAACCGCTGCGTATTTCGGGCTCCAGAAGAACGCGTTCCCAGGGGGCGCCGGATTGGTCTTTCATGGACTCGCTCATTCTCGTCAATGAGATCGCCGCCGTCGAAGCCGATTGCTTGAAAGCCCTCTCTTCGTATCAGAAATGGATGATTATAGCGGAGAATTGCACCGCTCAGGACGTCCCCCGGAACTTCAACCAGTGCCGGAGGAAATGGGACTTTCTGCTTCTCGACTATAATAAGATCAAGAAATGGGAGTCCAAGTCCAGAGGTACTTCGTTTTGGTCCATGGGAAGCGATAGGCGAGAAAGTCTGGGGCTTCCAAGAGATTTCGACGACGAGCTGTTTTTAGCTATTGAGAATCTGATAATGGTGCGAGAGAATCAACCGGATACGGACCCTGATAGTGATGGTGAAGCTAAAGACGATATGGTTGATGTTGTTAAAGAACTAG GTGCAGACACCCATGTATACAAGCAGGCCAAAG GGTCTAAGAGGCAAAGGAGGAGGTTAACATCTCTAGAAAACTCTTCATGGAAAAGTGTTTCAGAAGAAATATCTATAAAGAGCCAGGCAGAAAGAAAACCTCCTAAATTTCACGTTGAAGATGTAAGAAGCTCTCCAGAAGTAAAGCCACTTGACCAGACAAGTACGAAGAGAAAGCCTCAAAAAGGCAATGTGGTAGAAAATGAGAGTCATGAGACAACCGAAGCTGAACATAAGGAGCAAAGGTTTGCACTTATATTGCGTGAAAATGCAGAAATGGTCAAAACCATTGTTTCTCAGAATGCACAGTATGAAGTTGTTCAGGTGGAGAACGATGAATTTGACCAAACCAAATCTGCTGAATTTGTTAGGCGTCAAGGAGATAAGCTTATTGCTTGCCTTGGAGACATTGTAAAATCCCTTGACCATCTCTGTGATCTTGTCCAAGAATGTGAATAA
- the LOC133803533 gene encoding trihelix transcription factor ASR3 isoform X2, giving the protein MAQSHEDSSIREPLRISGSRRTRSQGAPDWSFMDSLILVNEIAAVEADCLKALSSYQKWMIIAENCTAQDVPRNFNQCRRKWDFLLLDYNKIKKWESKSRGTSFWSMGSDRRESLGLPRDFDDELFLAIENLIMVRENQPDTDPDSDGEAKDDMVDVVKELGSKRQRRRLTSLENSSWKSVSEEISIKSQAERKPPKFHVEDVRSSPEVKPLDQTSTKRKPQKGNVVENESHETTEAEHKEQRFALILRENAEMVKTIVSQNAQYEVVQVENDEFDQTKSAEFVRRQGDKLIACLGDIVKSLDHLCDLVQECE; this is encoded by the exons ATGGCTCAGTCTCATGAAGACAGCAGTATCCGCGAACCGCTGCGTATTTCGGGCTCCAGAAGAACGCGTTCCCAGGGGGCGCCGGATTGGTCTTTCATGGACTCGCTCATTCTCGTCAATGAGATCGCCGCCGTCGAAGCCGATTGCTTGAAAGCCCTCTCTTCGTATCAGAAATGGATGATTATAGCGGAGAATTGCACCGCTCAGGACGTCCCCCGGAACTTCAACCAGTGCCGGAGGAAATGGGACTTTCTGCTTCTCGACTATAATAAGATCAAGAAATGGGAGTCCAAGTCCAGAGGTACTTCGTTTTGGTCCATGGGAAGCGATAGGCGAGAAAGTCTGGGGCTTCCAAGAGATTTCGACGACGAGCTGTTTTTAGCTATTGAGAATCTGATAATGGTGCGAGAGAATCAACCGGATACGGACCCTGATAGTGATGGTGAAGCTAAAGACGATATGGTTGATGTTGTTAAAGAACTAG GGTCTAAGAGGCAAAGGAGGAGGTTAACATCTCTAGAAAACTCTTCATGGAAAAGTGTTTCAGAAGAAATATCTATAAAGAGCCAGGCAGAAAGAAAACCTCCTAAATTTCACGTTGAAGATGTAAGAAGCTCTCCAGAAGTAAAGCCACTTGACCAGACAAGTACGAAGAGAAAGCCTCAAAAAGGCAATGTGGTAGAAAATGAGAGTCATGAGACAACCGAAGCTGAACATAAGGAGCAAAGGTTTGCACTTATATTGCGTGAAAATGCAGAAATGGTCAAAACCATTGTTTCTCAGAATGCACAGTATGAAGTTGTTCAGGTGGAGAACGATGAATTTGACCAAACCAAATCTGCTGAATTTGTTAGGCGTCAAGGAGATAAGCTTATTGCTTGCCTTGGAGACATTGTAAAATCCCTTGACCATCTCTGTGATCTTGTCCAAGAATGTGAATAA